In Methanosarcina siciliae T4/M, one genomic interval encodes:
- a CDS encoding ABC transporter permease, with the protein MNFSEIRIIGEDETLRSSKSRYVWLFGGVFIFLCFLVMHYSTSYLFLFFSNYGGIPYTLISYQVVLLIGPVMTMIASFDIISSETETGSVRYILSKVHRSSFVLGKFFFLLLVFMSVSSGIALLSLIYQYSAGNAFQFESIILLWISSGLYLGCFISIFIFISTLSANNKISFAMSAVFLGILIFFILQGNESYLKYITPFFMELKIWSS; encoded by the coding sequence ATGAATTTCTCTGAAATACGAATTATCGGGGAAGATGAAACATTAAGGAGTTCAAAAAGTAGATATGTATGGCTTTTTGGCGGAGTTTTTATCTTTCTTTGTTTTCTGGTAATGCACTATAGTACAAGTTACCTATTCCTTTTCTTTTCAAATTATGGCGGCATTCCGTATACTTTGATTTCTTATCAGGTGGTATTGCTTATCGGACCTGTTATGACTATGATAGCATCTTTTGATATCATAAGCAGTGAAACTGAAACCGGGTCGGTAAGATACATTCTCTCCAAGGTCCACAGGTCATCTTTTGTCTTAGGAAAGTTTTTCTTTTTATTACTGGTATTTATGTCCGTTTCTTCCGGAATTGCACTTCTAAGCTTGATATACCAGTATTCCGCAGGAAATGCCTTTCAGTTTGAAAGTATCATTCTACTCTGGATTTCATCAGGCCTTTATCTGGGGTGCTTCATAAGCATTTTCATATTTATCTCAACATTATCTGCAAACAACAAAATTTCGTTTGCAATGTCTGCAGTCTTTCTTGGGATTTTGATATTCTTCATTTTACAGGGAAATGAAAGTTATCTAAAATATATCACCCCTTTTTTTATGGAATTAAAAATATGGAGTTCATGA
- a CDS encoding hydroxymethylglutaryl-CoA synthase, giving the protein MTIGIVSYGAYVPRYRIKIEEIARLWGDDAEALRNGLMVYEKSVPDVDEDAATIAVEAARYAMARSGVDTSRIGAVYTGSESHPYAVKPTSTIVAQAIGATPEMTAADFEFACKAGTAAVQACMGLVGSGMIDLGMAIGADVSQGAPSDALEYTAAAGGVACLIGRKESELAAIIEDTYSFTTDTPDFWRREGMPYPEHGGRFTGEPGYFKHVTNGAKGLLEKIGTKPEDYDYAVFHQPNGKFPSKAAKMLGFTKTQITPGLVVPKIGNTYSGSCLMGIAATLDQAKPGDRIFATAFGSGAGADAFSITVTDRIEEIRNRAPTVSEIIKDPVYIDYARYARHKGKIRLA; this is encoded by the coding sequence ATGACTATTGGAATTGTATCTTACGGTGCTTATGTCCCAAGATACCGTATAAAAATTGAAGAAATCGCCCGGCTCTGGGGTGATGATGCCGAGGCTCTCAGAAATGGCCTCATGGTGTACGAAAAATCCGTACCTGATGTCGATGAAGACGCAGCAACGATTGCAGTGGAAGCAGCAAGATACGCAATGGCAAGAAGCGGTGTCGATACCTCCAGAATCGGGGCGGTATACACAGGTTCAGAAAGTCATCCCTACGCTGTAAAACCTACAAGCACCATCGTAGCCCAGGCTATCGGCGCAACCCCCGAAATGACTGCAGCAGACTTTGAGTTTGCCTGTAAGGCAGGAACAGCCGCAGTTCAAGCCTGTATGGGCCTGGTGGGCTCAGGAATGATCGACCTCGGGATGGCCATAGGAGCAGACGTTTCCCAGGGGGCCCCGAGCGATGCTCTTGAATACACTGCAGCTGCAGGTGGAGTTGCCTGCCTGATCGGAAGAAAAGAATCCGAACTTGCTGCAATAATTGAAGATACATACTCTTTTACAACGGATACCCCTGACTTCTGGAGGAGGGAAGGAATGCCCTACCCCGAGCATGGAGGCAGGTTTACGGGAGAGCCCGGATACTTCAAGCATGTGACAAACGGTGCAAAAGGGCTGCTTGAAAAAATCGGGACAAAACCTGAAGATTATGATTATGCGGTATTTCACCAGCCAAACGGAAAGTTCCCGAGCAAGGCTGCAAAGATGCTCGGGTTTACAAAAACCCAGATCACGCCGGGACTTGTTGTCCCTAAAATCGGAAATACCTATTCAGGTTCCTGCCTAATGGGAATTGCTGCAACCCTTGACCAGGCAAAGCCCGGAGATAGGATTTTTGCAACCGCTTTCGGGTCCGGAGCAGGGGCCGACGCATTCAGCATAACAGTTACCGACAGGATTGAGGAAATCCGAAATCGGGCTCCGACGGTTTCCGAAATTATCAAGGATCCTGTATACATCGACTACGCAAGGTATGCCAGGCATAAAGGCAAGATCCGTCTGGCCTGA
- a CDS encoding helix-turn-helix domain-containing protein, with the protein MTSNDSSENLRNRLAEKMAGDITLSEKPGESLKKWRLNFEISQTDIANYLKVSPSVISDYESGRRKSPGTLIVRKIVESLLEIDIERGGKKIHAYESILNAENSSKSIYSTYEYTIPIQLAKLVNLIEGDIVYKGAEKPLYGFSVIDSQRAILELSSHEFQKLYGWSTDRAMIFTKVSTGKSPMVAIRVTNLKPGVVVLHGLREEEVEPVVVKMAEVDRIPLVATTMDLDQIVQLLKKYSQYYAKE; encoded by the coding sequence ATGACATCAAACGATTCCTCAGAAAATCTGCGCAACCGTCTCGCGGAAAAAATGGCTGGTGATATCACACTCTCGGAAAAACCCGGAGAGTCCCTGAAAAAGTGGAGGTTAAACTTCGAAATATCCCAGACTGATATTGCAAATTACCTTAAGGTTTCTCCTTCTGTGATAAGTGACTATGAAAGCGGAAGGCGAAAGTCTCCAGGGACACTGATAGTCCGGAAAATCGTTGAATCCCTGCTTGAAATTGATATAGAGCGGGGGGGGAAGAAGATCCACGCTTACGAATCCATACTTAACGCTGAAAATAGTTCAAAATCCATCTATTCAACCTATGAATATACCATCCCGATACAGCTTGCAAAACTGGTCAACCTTATCGAAGGCGACATTGTCTACAAAGGGGCTGAAAAGCCTCTGTATGGTTTTTCTGTTATCGACAGTCAGAGGGCGATCCTGGAACTTTCCTCCCATGAATTCCAGAAGCTCTACGGCTGGAGTACGGACAGAGCCATGATCTTTACGAAGGTCAGTACCGGGAAATCCCCCATGGTAGCTATCCGGGTCACCAATCTGAAACCCGGAGTCGTTGTGCTCCACGGGCTCCGTGAAGAAGAGGTCGAACCTGTTGTAGTCAAGATGGCAGAGGTAGACCGTATCCCCCTTGTCGCAACCACAATGGACCTCGATCAGATTGTGCAGTTACTGAAAAAATACAGTCAATATTATGCGAAGGAATGA
- a CDS encoding Zn-ribbon domain-containing OB-fold protein — translation MSSVPRFWRNLGSRYNLEGTRCKECGEYFYPPRNVCVNCRRMGELEPFKFKGTGEIVSYTLIHTAAEGFESQAPYTLAIIKLDEGPRLTSQVIGDPEKIQIGTRVRSVFRKLGEDGEHGMIYYGTKFVPAED, via the coding sequence ATGTCTTCTGTACCAAGATTCTGGAGAAACCTCGGCAGCAGGTATAACCTCGAAGGAACCCGCTGTAAGGAATGCGGGGAATACTTCTATCCCCCACGCAATGTCTGCGTAAACTGCAGGCGCATGGGTGAGCTCGAACCCTTCAAATTCAAAGGCACCGGCGAAATCGTAAGCTACACATTGATTCACACGGCTGCGGAAGGTTTTGAAAGCCAGGCTCCCTATACCCTTGCAATAATCAAACTGGACGAAGGGCCCCGCCTGACCTCTCAGGTAATTGGCGACCCTGAAAAGATCCAGATCGGAACTCGGGTTAGGTCCGTGTTCAGAAAGCTAGGGGAAGACGGGGAACACGGCATGATATACTACGGCACCAAGTTTGTCCCTGCAGAGGACTGA
- a CDS encoding thiolase domain-containing protein, producing MRDVAIIGVKNTKFGELWERSLRDIVVEAGIGAIQDAGVSGKDIDALYIGNMSGGRFIEQEHIGALIADYSGLSRNLHVPATRVEAACASGGLALRQAIMSVASGYSEIVVAAGAEKMTDVGSEEASSALAAAADREWEGMAGATFPGLYAMIAKLHMHRYGTTSEQLAEVAVKNHKNGCFNPIAQYKNLITVDNVLNSIMVADPLHIFDCSPITDGASALVLAPADVAHKYTDTPIYIKATAQASDTIALHDRRDITTLDSTVMAAKRAYSMAKLKPEDIDLVEVHDCFTIAEICAIEDLGFAEKGKGGIVTENGETAIGGRIPVNTSGGLKACGHPVGATGIKQAVEIVTQLRGDAGKRQVAGAEYGMTHNVGGSGATAVVHIFSRDR from the coding sequence ATGAGAGACGTAGCAATTATCGGAGTAAAGAATACAAAATTCGGGGAACTCTGGGAGCGCTCCTTAAGAGACATAGTCGTAGAAGCCGGCATAGGAGCAATCCAGGACGCAGGCGTAAGCGGAAAAGATATTGACGCGCTTTATATAGGGAACATGAGTGGAGGCCGCTTTATTGAGCAGGAACATATAGGGGCTCTCATTGCGGACTATTCAGGGCTTTCAAGGAACCTCCATGTCCCGGCTACAAGAGTGGAAGCCGCCTGTGCATCAGGAGGGCTTGCCCTGCGCCAGGCCATAATGTCCGTGGCTTCGGGCTACAGCGAGATCGTGGTTGCGGCAGGAGCGGAAAAAATGACAGACGTTGGCTCCGAAGAGGCATCTTCAGCTCTTGCGGCAGCCGCCGACCGGGAATGGGAAGGCATGGCAGGAGCAACTTTCCCCGGGCTTTATGCAATGATTGCAAAACTGCATATGCACAGGTACGGAACCACCAGTGAACAGCTTGCAGAAGTAGCCGTAAAGAACCACAAAAACGGATGCTTTAACCCGATCGCCCAGTACAAGAACCTGATCACCGTAGACAACGTCCTGAACTCAATAATGGTAGCCGACCCGTTACATATCTTTGACTGTTCTCCAATAACAGACGGGGCATCTGCGCTTGTCCTGGCACCTGCGGATGTTGCCCACAAATACACCGATACCCCCATTTACATTAAGGCAACCGCACAGGCAAGTGATACTATCGCCCTCCATGACAGAAGAGATATCACAACCCTGGACTCAACCGTAATGGCTGCAAAGAGGGCATATTCCATGGCAAAATTGAAGCCTGAAGATATTGACCTTGTCGAAGTGCACGACTGCTTTACCATTGCAGAGATCTGTGCAATTGAAGACCTCGGCTTTGCAGAAAAAGGCAAAGGCGGGATTGTCACCGAAAATGGAGAAACTGCAATCGGCGGAAGAATCCCTGTCAACACCTCCGGCGGCCTGAAAGCCTGCGGACACCCCGTGGGAGCAACAGGCATAAAGCAGGCTGTGGAAATCGTAACCCAGCTGCGCGGAGATGCAGGCAAGCGCCAGGTAGCTGGGGCTGAGTACGGAATGACCCACAACGTCGGAGGGTCAGGAGCAACGGCAGTAGTACACATTTTCTCGAGGGATAGGTGA
- the cyaB gene encoding class IV adenylate cyclase: MIEVEVKVRADHSKIRPLLEKIGAGKIGVEEQADTYFAAPYRDFAKTDEALRIRSLGGQAVLTYKGPKLDKVSKTREELETPVDEATAVKIFRALGFSEAGAVRKKREIFRAGEIIVCLDAVEGLGEFLEVELDVEDEKDLGSSRDQLFKLLSQLGVDEKDSIRTSYLEMVLGNKN, from the coding sequence ATGATCGAAGTGGAAGTCAAGGTCAGAGCGGATCACTCAAAGATCCGCCCGCTCCTTGAGAAAATCGGGGCAGGCAAAATAGGGGTTGAAGAACAGGCAGATACCTATTTTGCAGCTCCGTACAGGGACTTTGCAAAGACTGATGAAGCCCTCAGGATCCGCTCTCTGGGTGGGCAAGCTGTTTTAACATATAAAGGGCCTAAACTCGATAAAGTATCCAAAACCCGAGAAGAACTCGAAACTCCTGTAGATGAAGCCACAGCAGTAAAAATATTTCGTGCCCTGGGGTTCTCGGAAGCCGGAGCAGTCCGCAAAAAACGAGAAATATTCAGAGCAGGAGAAATAATCGTCTGCCTTGATGCAGTCGAAGGGCTGGGAGAATTCCTGGAAGTAGAGCTTGATGTAGAAGATGAAAAAGATCTTGGAAGTTCCAGGGATCAGTTGTTTAAATTATTATCTCAGTTAGGAGTAGATGAAAAAGATTCCATCCGGACATCTTACCTTGAGATGGTACTTGGAAATAAGAACTGA
- a CDS encoding CRISPR-associated protein Cas4 codes for MPADSRNPDISVSDILLYNSCPRRVYFVSRGFELFPEINASRLERMLLKELSLNYPEIVNKCSLNADTLCKELEAALNQAYEDLPIMFPGDFARIEGGVLEEGSARARAKIPEIVANLLKGLEEYGKDTMLAALTPVKTEPFLSSEKINLKGVPSKIVRFEGTDVPSILKPGSCPVQGVWASDRIHAASLALLLEAESGKEVPFAFVEYVSFGLLRKVVIRSSDRREVLKICRRVEKIKAGLMPEKTEEKFCTQCTFSEHCVSNSSLMSKFF; via the coding sequence ATGCCTGCAGATTCACGGAACCCGGATATAAGCGTCTCCGACATTCTCCTATATAACAGCTGCCCGCGGCGGGTGTACTTTGTCAGCCGCGGATTTGAATTGTTCCCGGAAATAAACGCTTCTCGGCTCGAGAGAATGCTCCTGAAAGAGCTCTCTCTGAATTATCCTGAAATTGTAAACAAGTGTTCGTTAAACGCCGATACCCTGTGCAAAGAACTTGAAGCTGCTCTGAATCAGGCATATGAAGACCTTCCGATAATGTTTCCTGGAGATTTTGCCCGCATAGAGGGAGGAGTCCTGGAAGAAGGGAGCGCGCGGGCAAGAGCAAAAATTCCGGAAATTGTGGCTAACCTTCTCAAAGGACTTGAAGAATATGGAAAAGACACCATGCTTGCGGCACTTACTCCTGTAAAAACCGAGCCGTTTCTTTCCTCGGAAAAAATTAACCTGAAAGGGGTGCCTTCCAAAATAGTCCGTTTCGAGGGCACGGATGTTCCTTCGATCCTGAAGCCGGGGAGTTGCCCTGTCCAGGGCGTGTGGGCGTCCGATAGAATTCACGCTGCATCCCTTGCCCTCCTCCTTGAAGCCGAATCCGGAAAAGAAGTCCCTTTCGCTTTTGTTGAGTACGTAAGTTTCGGGCTGCTCCGAAAGGTGGTTATCCGAAGTTCTGACCGGAGAGAGGTATTGAAAATCTGCAGGCGCGTGGAAAAAATAAAAGCCGGACTCATGCCCGAGAAAACGGAAGAAAAATTCTGCACGCAATGTACATTTTCGGAGCACTGTGTTTCGAATTCTTCTCTGATGTCTAAGTTTTTTTAA